TGGTGGTGATCATGCCACCGGCCCCGCGGGCGCGCTCGACGGCGCGCAGCAGCGCCGCCCGGTCCAGCACCCCGCCCACGGGACGCCCCGGCGCCGCCCCCTCCCCCAGGAGCCGCAGGGCGGCGGGGTTGGCATCGGCCACCCGCCCACCCTCGCTCACCACCAGCACCGGCTGGTCGAGCGCAGCGGCAATCGCCGGCCAGCGCCCTTCGCCGCCGCGGTGGGACTCGGACGGGCGGGAGGACTCCGCGGCGTCGGCCAGGGCGCGGAAATGACGGTTCAGGCGGCTGAAGGCCAGCCACAGGGCGCCCAGCCCCACGGCCACCGCCGCCAGCGGCACCACCCCTTCCACCGTGCCCATCCGCGACAGCAGACCGTTGGCGACGAACACCAGCGCCGCCGCCGCCGCCACCAGACAGGCCAGCGCCAGACGGCGCGTGCGGGAAAGGTCCGGGGAGGTCATGGCATTCTCCTAACGCGGGACTCTAAACGCTGGCCTGATCGGCGGTGAAGCCGGGGTCTTCGGCGCGGTGCAGGCGGGCCGCCGCGGTCAGCGCCACCCGCAGCACCAGCGCCTTGCGCCGGGCGGCGGCCAGCCGCTCCTCCGGTGCCTCCCGCACCACGGCGGCACCGAAAGCATCCGCCACCATCAAACCACAGTCGGCGGGGATAAGATCCACGGGAAACGCCTCGTCCACCGCAAAGAAGAAACGGTCGCACCAGGGACGGTAATCCGGCCACTTGCGGTCGCTGCGGAAATCGGCCACCGAGCTTTTCACCTCGACGATCACCACCGCACCATCGGCGTCCACCGCCATCACATCGGCCCGCCGCCCGCCGTTCAGGCGGAATTCCGTGACGCTGGCGTACCCCCGCTGGGCCAGCGCCCGCCGCACTCCGCGGGTGATCGCCGCCGCCCCCGACGCCATCCCGCCGTCCGGGCAGGATATCCCCTCGTCCTGCGTATCAGGGACAGGCGGAACGGGATCGGGGGAACCGGGCATGGCGGCGGCAACCATTGGAACAGACGACGAACATATTATCACGCCCACCCACCGTTCCGTCCATTGCGGAATCCGGCGCGCTGCGTGCTTGGCGGTTGGGGCATCGGTGCGTTGGGGCTAAACTGCCGGGTGGGTTCTCAGCCGGGCCGGAGGGAGCATGGAGACGACAGGGAACGGGATGGGGTTGCTGGTGTTCGACGCCGGCCAGCGCCTGACAGCGTGGAACGAGGCGGCGTCCGCCCTGCCCGCCCTGACGGGCGTTCTGGCGCCCGGCCTGTTCCGCGCCACGCTCGACCCGCTGCTGGCCGGGATCCCCGCCATGGACCGCCCCCTGGCCGACGGCGGGCTGGTGCGCATGCTGGGGCCCGGCGCCAGCATGACGGGCACCGCCGGCAGCCGGCTGTTCGCCGCGGCCAGCCACGACCTGCGCCAGCCGCTGGCGGCGCTGTCGCTGCTGATGGGCGCGCTTGACGGCCGCATCGGCGACCCCGCCGCGCGGGAGGTGATGCGCGCCATGGGGCTGGCCGTCGATTCCATGAAGACCATGGTGGACGGGCATCTGGATCTGGCACGGCTGGAAGCGGGGCTGATCGACCCCGACATCGGCCCGCACCCGGTCAATGGCATCCTGACCCGGCTGGCTCTGGAGTTCGCCCCGCGGTTCGAGGAGCGGCGCGCCCGCTTCTCGGTCATGCCCTGCTCGGTCATGGTGGAAACCGATCCCGTGCTGCTGGAACGGCTGCTGCACGCGTTGCTGTCCAACGCACTGGCCCATGCCGGCTCCATCGTCGGGACGGAGGGCGGGCGGAGCCGGGTGTTGCTGGGCTGCCGCCGCCGGGGGGGCATGCTGTCCATCGGCGTGTGGGACACCGGGCGCGGGCTGGCCCCCGGTCCGCTGTCCAGCCTGCGCCAGGCGCTGGAGCAGCCCGCCGCCGACGAGGGCGCGCGGGTTCTGGGCCTGGGGCTGACGCTGGCCCGCGGGCTGGCCCGGCGCATGGGCCACCGGCTGACGCTGGAGTCCCGCGCCGGATCCGGCACCGTGTTCAGCGTTCTGGTCCGCCGCGTTCCCGACAGCGAGGAGGCCGCACCCCTTCGCCCCCCGCCCGCCACCCCCGCCCCCGACATCAGCCACACCCATGTTCTGATCATCGAGGACGACACCCTGGTGCGCGAGGCGTTGCAGGTGCTGCTGGGCGAATGGGGCTGCACCGTGACGGGCGCTGAGTCGTTCGACGATGCCATGACCCGCATCGCCCCCGATGGCCCGCCCCCCGAACTGATCATCGCCGACCTGCGGCTGAAGGGGGCCGCCAACGGCATCGTCGCCATCCGCCAGATCGCCAAGAGCCTGGACCGCACGGTTCCGGGCCTGATCCTGACCGGCGACACCGATCCCGTGCGGCTAAAGGAAGCACGCCTGTCGGGCTACCCCCTGTTGCACAAGCCGGTGTCACCTTTGGCGCTGCGCACCGCACTGGGCAATCTTCTGGGCCGGCGGACGGAACGTGAAGCAACCTAAGCTGGTTCAGGTTTGGGGGAAAATTATATAAAACAAAAAAGCAGACACCTCCCCCACTCCAAAGGAGCCTTTTATATTTATCCAAAAAAACTTTGAGCTTCTTTGTCCCCACGGGAGAACCTATGCCGTTTGGACAGTTATCATGCCACAGCGACTCACCACTCAACGCACTTTTGCTATTTTTCCCTTTCAAACGAAAGATTATCCCTTGATATATTAGAAATAAGTGAGGGGGAAAACAGGACGGGAACCGCCATGGCCGCGCGTGATCGTAGGGAGAGAGACCCGCACCGGACGATTCCCCTGCCCGCCTTGGTGCTCACCGGCACCATCCTGTCGGTTCTGACCTTTCTGGTGGTTCAGCACATCATCGCCACCGGTCTGGAAACCCAATTCAACCGCGCCGCCGCACAATACCATCAGGCATTGAAAGAGCGGGTCCATGGGCAAAGCCTGTTCCTGCAGGCCATGGACGGGCGGTTCACCGGGGTCGAGGCGGTGACGGAGGCGGATTTCGCCGCCGCCGCCACCCGGCTCCGCCCGTTCTTTCCGGCGCTGGAAACGGTGGGATGGTTACGAATCACCGGGCCGTCCGAAACCGGTGCGCCTCCCCCGGCGGTCGTCTTTCTCGACCCGGACCGATCCGGGGCCTCGGGGCTGGACGGGCTGCACCCCGGCGGCGGGCTCGGCGCCTATCCCGCCCTGTCCGACGCCGCCGTGCGGGCGTGTCTCGAACAGCGGCAGGTGACGGTCAGCGCCGGGTCGCTGCCGGCGCCGTCCTATTTCGTGATCATGATGCCGGTGCCCCAAACCACCGCCCCCGGCATCGGCAACGCGGCGAATCCGTGCGCCGGGTACGATGGGGTGCTGATGGCGGTCTTCAGCATCGAACGGCTGCTGAGCGACGTTCTGGACACGTTGCCGCTGATCCACGCCGACCTTTATCTGGTGGAACGCCGGATCGATGGGGCACTGCTGCGGCTGGCCGAGCGCCCGGGGGTTCCACGGCCCACCCCTTTCGCGCCCGCCACCGACGCGGTTCTGGCCGCGGCCTTGCCCACCGCCCTGCCTCTGGCCGCCGGTTCGGTCACGTGGCAGATGGTGCTGATCCCGCTGCCGCCGTCGGCGTTCGGCGGCGGCATGGCGGTGGCGTGGGGGTTCCTGGCCGGCGGGCTGCTGCTGACGGGGATCATGGCCGTTCATGTCCACCGCGAAGCCCGCGCCCGCGCCATGCTCCAGACCGAGGCCCGCGCCCGCGCCGCCATGGCCCGCATGCTGCGGGAAAGCGAGGAGCGGTTCCGGCTGGCGCTGCGCCATTCCAAGGTGTCGGTGTTCAGCCAGAGCCGGCAGCTCCGCTATGTCTGGATCTACAACCCGCAAATTCCGGTCCCCCCCGACCGTTTCCTGGGCCGGGGGGACGCCGACCTGTTCACCCCCGCCTCCGCTCAGGTCATGGGGCGCCTGAAGCAGGGGGTCATCGACACCGGCATCGGCGTCCGCCAGGAGGTGACGGCCATCCCCTGCGACCCCGACACCGGAGAGCCGGGCAGCGAGCACGTGTTCGATCTGGTGGTGGAACCGTTGCGCGATTCGGACGGCACCGTCGCCGGCGTCATCTGCGCCGCCGTGGACGTGACCGAAGCGGCCCTGCTGCGCGACGCGCTGGCCGACGCCCACGCCGAAGCCCAGCAGGCCAATCAGGCCAAGACCCGGTTCCTGGCCGCGGCCAGCCACGACCTGCGCCAGCCGTTCCAGGCAATGAACCTGTTCCACCACATCCTGATGGCCCGGCTGGAGGACCCCGCCCAGCGCGATGCCGCCGCCAAGCTGGGGGAGGCCATGAACGCCGGCAGCACGCTGCTGAACACGCTGCTCGACACCACCGCGCTGGAGGCCGGCACCATCAAGCCGCGGCTGGAGGACTTCGCCTTCCAATCCCTGGCCGAGCGGCTGGCGACCGAAATCGCCGGTCAGGCGGTGGACAAGGGGCTCATCCTGCGCATGGTTCCCACCTCCGCCCTGGTGCACAGCGATCCCGTCCTTCTGGAGCGGCTGCTGCGCAACCTGCTGGTCAACGCGCTGCGCTACACCCAGGCCGGGCGGATCCTGCTGGGCTGCCGCCGTCAGGGCGGGCGGCTGGTGGTGCAGGTGTGCGACACCGGCCCCGGCATCCCCGCCGACCAGCTCGAACGCATCTTCGAGGATTTCTTCCGCGGCGGAGCCGGGGGGGAAGACGAGGGGCCGCGCGGGCTGGGGCTGGGGCTGGCGACCGTGCGGCGCATGTCGCTGCTGCTGGACCACCCGGTGACGGTGCGCTCGGTGGTGGGGCGCGGCACGGTGTTTTCCGTCTCCCTTCCCCTGGCCGCCGCCTCCTTTCGCAACTGCGTTGCTGCAATGCACTGAACGCATGGCCGTGCCGGCGGGGGGAGCCGCGGGGGTGATGCCTCCCGTTTGGGCACGATCGCCCCGGCGCAATCGAATGGTAATGTCCAGAAGAACAGCCGGCAGCACACCAAAACCCCATCCAGGTCGTGGTTTTGGCCATTTCTGGAAATACAGGCGAACAACGGGCGGCTTTTTCGGCCTGTCCGCGAACGTT
This DNA window, taken from Azospirillum fermentarium, encodes the following:
- a CDS encoding MmcB family DNA repair protein — translated: MPGSPDPVPPVPDTQDEGISCPDGGMASGAAAITRGVRRALAQRGYASVTEFRLNGGRRADVMAVDADGAVVIVEVKSSVADFRSDRKWPDYRPWCDRFFFAVDEAFPVDLIPADCGLMVADAFGAAVVREAPEERLAAARRKALVLRVALTAAARLHRAEDPGFTADQASV
- a CDS encoding PAS domain-containing sensor histidine kinase — translated: MAARDRRERDPHRTIPLPALVLTGTILSVLTFLVVQHIIATGLETQFNRAAAQYHQALKERVHGQSLFLQAMDGRFTGVEAVTEADFAAAATRLRPFFPALETVGWLRITGPSETGAPPPAVVFLDPDRSGASGLDGLHPGGGLGAYPALSDAAVRACLEQRQVTVSAGSLPAPSYFVIMMPVPQTTAPGIGNAANPCAGYDGVLMAVFSIERLLSDVLDTLPLIHADLYLVERRIDGALLRLAERPGVPRPTPFAPATDAVLAAALPTALPLAAGSVTWQMVLIPLPPSAFGGGMAVAWGFLAGGLLLTGIMAVHVHREARARAMLQTEARARAAMARMLRESEERFRLALRHSKVSVFSQSRQLRYVWIYNPQIPVPPDRFLGRGDADLFTPASAQVMGRLKQGVIDTGIGVRQEVTAIPCDPDTGEPGSEHVFDLVVEPLRDSDGTVAGVICAAVDVTEAALLRDALADAHAEAQQANQAKTRFLAAASHDLRQPFQAMNLFHHILMARLEDPAQRDAAAKLGEAMNAGSTLLNTLLDTTALEAGTIKPRLEDFAFQSLAERLATEIAGQAVDKGLILRMVPTSALVHSDPVLLERLLRNLLVNALRYTQAGRILLGCRRQGGRLVVQVCDTGPGIPADQLERIFEDFFRGGAGGEDEGPRGLGLGLATVRRMSLLLDHPVTVRSVVGRGTVFSVSLPLAAASFRNCVAAMH
- a CDS encoding hybrid sensor histidine kinase/response regulator translates to METTGNGMGLLVFDAGQRLTAWNEAASALPALTGVLAPGLFRATLDPLLAGIPAMDRPLADGGLVRMLGPGASMTGTAGSRLFAAASHDLRQPLAALSLLMGALDGRIGDPAAREVMRAMGLAVDSMKTMVDGHLDLARLEAGLIDPDIGPHPVNGILTRLALEFAPRFEERRARFSVMPCSVMVETDPVLLERLLHALLSNALAHAGSIVGTEGGRSRVLLGCRRRGGMLSIGVWDTGRGLAPGPLSSLRQALEQPAADEGARVLGLGLTLARGLARRMGHRLTLESRAGSGTVFSVLVRRVPDSEEAAPLRPPPATPAPDISHTHVLIIEDDTLVREALQVLLGEWGCTVTGAESFDDAMTRIAPDGPPPELIIADLRLKGAANGIVAIRQIAKSLDRTVPGLILTGDTDPVRLKEARLSGYPLLHKPVSPLALRTALGNLLGRRTEREAT